From [Clostridium] symbiosum, a single genomic window includes:
- a CDS encoding aconitate hydratase codes for MGKSLTRKIMEAHYVSGILTPGEEVFIKVDQTLTHDINAVMTYLAFEATGLDRVRTECSVSYLDHNLLYVDNKTPDDHIYLQSAAKRFGVYVSRPGNGICHTVHMARFGAPGKISMGGDSHTPHGGAVGMLSIGVGGMDVATAMTGVPMRLIMPRIIRVNLTGSLNPGCNAKEVILEMLRRVTIKGGLGNVYEYTGPAVAEMEVPARATIANMGAEMGATASIFPADGQVKKFLSAQGRPDAYLELLPDEDAEYDETIEINLSSLEPLIACPHQPDNVIPLHEAEKKRVQQVFIGSCTNTSYADLAKAALVFKGRHVHEDVSCTCAVASRQTYRQLMRDGYIEILLDAGVRMLEIACGPCCAIGQTPATDGVAVRTSNRNFKGRAGNPSAQIYLVSPESAAATAIAGTFATAEDIMGADVALLGAIREPDCYDVDDSMILAPLPREEAAKIEITRGPNIKFLPVPEPPATRLCAPISLKTRDNVSTDDITPASAEFSSMRSNIPLMSQYCYHRYDPDFAARAREMGQSIIIGGENYGQGSSREHAAINPMYLGVKAVIAKSIARIHKGNLVNHGIIPMLFGDASVYDSLEQGDELVIEDLIGQIPAKRIQVKDTTKGITFHTVLDLSDNEIEVILNGGQLRTLKKKLSQNGIIR; via the coding sequence ATGGGAAAATCACTGACAAGAAAAATCATGGAAGCTCATTATGTGTCCGGAATCCTGACACCGGGCGAAGAAGTCTTTATCAAAGTGGATCAGACCCTGACTCACGATATCAATGCGGTTATGACTTATCTGGCGTTTGAGGCAACGGGCCTTGACCGGGTGCGTACAGAGTGCAGTGTCAGCTATCTGGATCATAACCTGCTGTACGTGGACAATAAAACGCCAGATGATCACATCTATCTGCAGTCGGCTGCAAAACGGTTTGGCGTCTATGTATCCAGGCCCGGCAATGGAATCTGCCATACCGTCCATATGGCCCGTTTCGGCGCTCCCGGCAAAATATCCATGGGAGGCGACAGCCACACCCCGCACGGCGGCGCCGTCGGCATGCTCAGCATCGGTGTTGGCGGAATGGACGTGGCGACAGCCATGACGGGAGTACCCATGCGCCTGATTATGCCTCGGATCATCCGCGTCAATCTGACCGGAAGTCTGAATCCAGGCTGCAATGCCAAGGAAGTCATCCTGGAAATGCTCCGACGGGTAACAATTAAAGGCGGACTTGGAAATGTCTATGAGTACACGGGTCCTGCCGTTGCGGAGATGGAAGTGCCTGCCCGGGCGACAATTGCCAATATGGGAGCCGAAATGGGCGCCACCGCCTCCATTTTTCCTGCCGACGGTCAGGTGAAAAAATTTCTTTCCGCACAGGGCAGGCCGGATGCCTACCTCGAACTTCTTCCTGATGAAGATGCCGAGTACGATGAGACAATCGAGATTAACCTGAGCAGCCTGGAACCGCTCATCGCATGTCCCCACCAGCCAGACAACGTAATACCGCTCCATGAGGCCGAAAAAAAGAGGGTGCAGCAGGTATTTATCGGAAGCTGCACCAACACAAGTTACGCCGATCTCGCGAAGGCCGCTCTCGTATTCAAAGGACGCCATGTCCACGAAGATGTCAGCTGCACCTGTGCCGTCGCCTCCAGGCAGACCTACCGCCAGCTGATGCGTGACGGTTATATCGAAATCCTTCTGGATGCCGGTGTACGGATGCTGGAAATTGCCTGTGGCCCTTGCTGTGCCATCGGCCAGACACCGGCCACCGACGGTGTTGCTGTCCGTACCTCCAACCGGAACTTTAAAGGCAGGGCGGGCAACCCCTCGGCCCAAATCTATCTGGTCAGTCCGGAGAGCGCCGCCGCCACCGCAATTGCCGGGACTTTTGCCACAGCAGAAGATATTATGGGTGCCGATGTCGCATTACTGGGGGCAATCAGGGAACCTGATTGTTATGACGTGGACGATTCAATGATTCTCGCACCGCTGCCGAGGGAAGAGGCGGCGAAAATCGAAATTACGCGCGGCCCCAATATTAAATTTCTTCCGGTTCCGGAGCCGCCGGCAACCCGTTTATGCGCCCCCATCAGCCTGAAAACGCGCGATAATGTCTCCACAGACGACATTACGCCGGCCAGCGCGGAATTCAGCAGCATGCGCTCCAATATTCCTTTGATGTCACAATACTGCTATCACCGCTATGATCCGGACTTTGCAGCCAGAGCCAGGGAGATGGGGCAGAGTATTATCATAGGCGGAGAAAATTACGGGCAGGGCTCCTCACGTGAACATGCCGCCATCAATCCAATGTATCTGGGCGTAAAGGCAGTTATCGCAAAGAGTATTGCCAGAATTCACAAAGGGAACCTGGTTAACCACGGAATCATACCGATGCTCTTCGGCGACGCCTCCGTATACGACAGCCTGGAGCAGGGAGATGAACTGGTCATCGAAGATCTAATTGGCCAAATCCCTGCCAAACGGATTCAGGTTAAAGATACGACAAAAGGCATTACGTTCCACACCGTGCTGGATCTCTCGGATAACGAAATCGAGGTCATCCTAAACGGTGGACAGCTGAGAACATTAAAAAAGAAGCTATCACAAAACGGCATCATCCGATGA
- a CDS encoding LysR family transcriptional regulator, with translation MRDTDWEILSELYKNPNMTKVANLFYITQPALTKRLKQMEEEFQVTIVNRTPHGLEFTPEGAYLSEQAGLYLQFIKETRDRLALFRQNSGETITIGSSYTYSKYMLSDILFQYRNEHPGIQFNVLTDQSDNLFRKVLDGSVDVGFIRGDYEGGVNRILVGHSEACLVTKEPVDFGCLPAMQRIDYKTNDRTMELLSGWWQEHYGEPLSPGMAVGYIDVAWQMIHRGFGYALCFMPENFVNEYNLCLTPLKNANGLPVIRNTWFFYPKSKRLSDSLEQFIRYIERKQAFPDNR, from the coding sequence ATGAGAGATACGGACTGGGAAATTCTGAGTGAACTTTACAAGAATCCGAATATGACAAAGGTGGCTAATCTGTTTTATATAACCCAGCCCGCCCTGACAAAACGTTTAAAACAGATGGAAGAGGAGTTCCAGGTTACCATCGTTAACCGCACTCCCCATGGCCTTGAATTTACGCCGGAAGGCGCCTATCTGTCCGAGCAGGCCGGGCTCTATCTTCAGTTTATAAAAGAAACGAGGGACCGTCTGGCATTGTTCAGACAAAATTCCGGTGAAACGATCACGATCGGTTCCTCTTATACTTACAGCAAATACATGTTGTCAGATATTCTTTTCCAATACCGGAATGAACATCCCGGCATCCAGTTCAATGTACTCACGGATCAGAGCGACAACCTGTTCCGTAAGGTGTTGGACGGTTCTGTGGATGTTGGTTTTATCCGCGGTGATTATGAGGGAGGCGTCAACCGTATTCTGGTGGGGCACAGTGAAGCCTGTCTCGTAACAAAGGAACCCGTGGATTTCGGCTGCCTCCCAGCCATGCAGCGGATCGATTATAAAACGAATGACAGGACGATGGAGCTGCTTTCCGGCTGGTGGCAGGAGCATTATGGGGAGCCTTTGTCCCCGGGAATGGCGGTGGGCTATATTGATGTTGCCTGGCAGATGATCCACCGCGGATTTGGTTATGCCCTCTGTTTTATGCCGGAAAATTTTGTAAATGAATATAACCTCTGCCTGACCCCTCTCAAAAACGCAAACGGACTCCCGGTTATACGGAATACCTGGTTCTTTTACCCTAAAAGCAAGAGGCTGTCCGATTCTCTGGAACAGTTTATACGCTATATTGAAAGAAAGCAGGCATTTCCAGACAACCGATGA
- a CDS encoding LysR family transcriptional regulator has translation MKDLDWLVLKKLYEKKSISKAAEDLYLTQSALTKRLRSIEQEWGVEIVKRSSQGVTFTEDGRYLVKKAGIMLDFFGEIREHFSERHGTKELLRIGVPNSFARLHMPKLLKAYVDKYNQLQFKTIPNSSDMLIRQITDGTLDIAIVCGDYPFLGEKTRLFEEELYIMAPVGFNLDDVEHLPIIESFLNPMVKLLLIQWWKDHFGEVMHTAHYVPYPDIAIEMVENGLGICFLFGSGWNIDRERFQLIPIYNKEGTPVSRNVWMMLSDSCCKSQDIMDFVTFTENYYQAN, from the coding sequence ATGAAGGATCTGGATTGGCTTGTTCTGAAGAAACTTTATGAGAAAAAAAGCATCAGTAAAGCGGCCGAAGATCTCTACCTTACCCAGTCAGCCCTCACCAAGCGGCTGCGCTCCATCGAGCAGGAGTGGGGCGTGGAGATTGTAAAACGAAGCAGCCAGGGGGTCACGTTTACGGAGGATGGCAGATATCTGGTGAAGAAAGCCGGTATTATGCTGGATTTCTTCGGCGAAATACGGGAGCATTTTTCTGAACGCCACGGGACAAAAGAACTTCTCAGGATTGGCGTTCCCAATTCTTTTGCCAGGCTTCATATGCCAAAACTATTAAAAGCTTATGTCGACAAATACAACCAGCTTCAGTTTAAGACCATTCCCAACTCCAGTGATATGCTGATACGCCAAATCACGGACGGGACTCTGGATATCGCCATTGTCTGCGGAGATTATCCGTTCCTGGGCGAAAAGACCCGCCTGTTTGAGGAAGAACTGTATATCATGGCTCCCGTGGGTTTCAACCTGGATGATGTGGAACACCTTCCCATTATTGAATCATTTTTGAATCCCATGGTAAAGCTTCTCCTGATTCAGTGGTGGAAAGATCACTTCGGTGAGGTCATGCATACGGCCCACTACGTCCCCTATCCTGATATTGCGATCGAAATGGTAGAAAACGGGCTGGGAATCTGTTTTCTCTTCGGTTCCGGATGGAACATTGACAGGGAACGCTTCCAGCTAATCCCGATCTATAATAAAGAGGGGACACCTGTATCCAGAAATGTCTGGATGATGTTGTCGGATTCCTGCTGCAAGAGCCAGGACATCATGGATTTTGTCACATTTACCGAAAATTACTATCAAGCGAATTAG
- a CDS encoding beta-propeller fold lactonase family protein: MGYAYVGCRTTRERNARGKGLKVYEISETTGDFKEIQCLETLPNPSYQTMDLEERFLYSVHGDISCVSSFRINGNGTLCPLNTIDIGGRNPVYITPDRTNRYLIVAALQGGAVYVIRKEKDGSLGEIVNTIHMKGKEEGTVSFAHQCIWDQKKQFLFVVCQARLQGYGQIIVYRFRPEDGTLTETDCYRGREYDEPRHLSIHPGNRFVYLINEKGNTMTFLEFDDERGKLTARQILPTLPDVYTGQGQASASVMSKNGKILIGSNRIHESVVLYHIDQHTGYMKEIGYYPTLGMTPRFISFNRDYSLFYAANEDSDTIVEMKLDEENGRMDYTGRILHTESPVCITFK; encoded by the coding sequence ATGGGTTATGCTTATGTGGGATGCCGCACAACGAGGGAACGGAACGCCAGGGGAAAGGGGCTTAAAGTCTATGAAATTTCCGAAACGACAGGAGACTTTAAAGAGATTCAGTGTCTGGAAACGCTTCCAAATCCCTCTTATCAGACAATGGATTTAGAAGAACGTTTTCTTTATTCAGTCCACGGGGACATATCTTGTGTCTCCAGCTTCAGAATCAATGGCAACGGGACCCTGTGCCCTCTGAATACCATTGACATCGGAGGCAGAAATCCGGTTTACATTACTCCGGACCGTACAAACCGTTATCTTATTGTCGCTGCTCTCCAGGGAGGCGCCGTCTATGTTATCAGGAAAGAGAAGGACGGCTCTCTGGGTGAAATTGTAAATACGATCCATATGAAAGGCAAAGAGGAGGGAACCGTCTCTTTTGCCCATCAGTGCATCTGGGATCAGAAAAAACAGTTTTTATTTGTCGTATGCCAGGCCAGGCTTCAGGGTTACGGTCAGATTATAGTATACCGTTTTCGTCCGGAAGACGGAACGCTTACGGAAACAGACTGTTACCGCGGCCGGGAATATGATGAACCGAGGCATCTATCCATTCACCCCGGTAATCGCTTTGTCTATTTAATCAATGAAAAGGGAAACACCATGACCTTTCTTGAATTTGATGATGAAAGGGGAAAGCTCACGGCCCGTCAAATTCTTCCGACGCTGCCCGATGTTTACACGGGGCAGGGACAGGCCAGCGCCTCTGTTATGAGTAAGAATGGAAAAATTCTCATTGGTTCCAACCGAATCCATGAATCCGTCGTTCTTTACCACATCGACCAGCACACCGGCTACATGAAGGAAATCGGCTATTATCCCACGCTTGGGATGACGCCCCGCTTTATTTCATTTAACCGGGACTACAGCCTGTTTTATGCGGCTAATGAAGACAGCGACACGATAGTTGAAATGAAGCTGGATGAAGAAAACGGCAGAATGGATTATACGGGCAGAATTCTGCATACGGAAAGTCCAGTCTGCATTACGTTTAAATAG
- a CDS encoding SLC13 family permease, which translates to MNLGLISLIGLLAAITVGFIRKCNVGILCMGIAAVLGVVYGIRAADIIKGFSSSLCIQMIGITYLFAIINGNGTLELLARKMVSLVGNKKMLIPFVIYILGFIICAVGPGAIPSLAIIPVIAIPVALSAGINPIMTAIIGDLGVMSGRMSPLTPESAVVRELMEKQGLAGNTVPIMFCLAATALVVVAVVYIYYKGWIVEESTSSIEVKLPGFSGKQLLSLAGLAVLAVGVLFFSWNVGLMGFLVGTLLIILDCGDEKKAIQSIPWSVILMVLGVGILMNVISLSGGIDIMVSALESIMGPKSAAMVMAVAAGLMSFFSSGLGVVFPTLIPAAGELAAGLGTSALELVAVIVIGGTVSGFTPISTTGALIMAGVAQQQDSEERFPQNRLFIELFAVSFLALAVLAVFAILGFYHVFV; encoded by the coding sequence ATGAACTTAGGTCTTATATCGCTGATAGGTCTTCTGGCCGCTATCACAGTCGGTTTCATCAGAAAATGTAACGTGGGAATTTTGTGTATGGGAATAGCCGCAGTTCTCGGCGTGGTTTACGGTATCAGGGCGGCTGATATTATAAAGGGATTCAGCTCCTCCCTCTGTATCCAGATGATAGGCATAACTTATCTGTTTGCGATTATTAACGGAAATGGAACACTGGAGCTGCTGGCAAGAAAAATGGTATCCCTTGTTGGAAATAAAAAGATGCTGATTCCCTTTGTTATTTACATTCTTGGCTTTATCATTTGTGCCGTAGGCCCCGGAGCCATCCCAAGCCTGGCCATCATTCCGGTAATCGCCATTCCGGTAGCCCTGTCGGCTGGAATCAATCCGATTATGACAGCGATCATCGGAGACCTGGGTGTGATGTCCGGCCGTATGAGCCCGCTGACGCCGGAAAGCGCTGTCGTGCGCGAGTTGATGGAAAAGCAGGGGCTGGCCGGTAATACTGTGCCCATTATGTTCTGCCTGGCGGCCACTGCCCTGGTCGTAGTTGCGGTGGTATATATCTATTATAAGGGTTGGATAGTGGAAGAATCCACATCCTCCATAGAAGTAAAACTTCCGGGGTTTTCAGGAAAACAGCTCCTCTCTCTGGCAGGCCTCGCCGTGCTGGCCGTGGGTGTCCTGTTTTTCTCCTGGAATGTGGGACTTATGGGATTCTTAGTGGGAACTCTTCTGATTATACTGGACTGCGGAGACGAAAAGAAAGCCATACAGTCCATTCCCTGGAGTGTCATTCTGATGGTTCTGGGCGTCGGCATTCTGATGAATGTGATTTCCCTGTCCGGAGGGATTGATATCATGGTATCTGCATTGGAATCAATTATGGGGCCAAAATCAGCTGCTATGGTTATGGCGGTGGCTGCCGGCCTGATGTCCTTTTTCAGTTCCGGCCTTGGAGTCGTATTCCCAACTCTGATTCCTGCTGCCGGTGAACTCGCGGCCGGCCTGGGAACCAGTGCGCTGGAACTGGTTGCCGTCATTGTAATCGGAGGAACCGTTTCCGGATTTACACCGATTTCCACCACGGGCGCTCTCATAATGGCCGGTGTGGCCCAGCAGCAGGATTCAGAGGAGCGGTTTCCTCAAAACAGGCTGTTTATCGAGCTTTTTGCCGTTTCTTTCCTGGCGCTGGCAGTCCTGGCCGTATTTGCAATACTCGGTTTTTACCATGTGTTTGTGTAG